Proteins from one Clostridium cellulovorans 743B genomic window:
- a CDS encoding S8 family peptidase has translation MERQKNNNYPKDLFTSTAYYHYLIEYVGNIQEEVSKKPGFYVNIINPRYAVLSVKAPKEPNIEDVYFSATSYVKSAELYTLQEILPIYATEVGFLQLDLPLNLTGNGVNVAILDTGVDYLSEEFMKVNGETRIRALWDQTIESDEEQQGIYVPFGTLYSKEEIQGAIKAKREGKDPYEIVPSKDEVGHGTNMAGIIGATGKNPRLKGVVPQCDFVIVKLAEDVSRKSELGIQVPVFDVSSIFAAIDFLVRFVGIDYKPMVIYFPLGTNSGNHKGVGIIEEFIEEISKNSGIVLVTGAGNQGAKGEHTSGIISQVGEKKVIELNVSPEQKSLVVEIWVEPPNIMSLDIVSPSGEKIVAISAAFNVTETYSFLFERTLIKVNYFLPFATTGDEWIVVRFENLTQGVWKFVLTGNRILNGRFDVWLPQHGIVLGDTRFILSDPYGTITNPGTSRYAITVAAYNQNNDSILNYSGVAFQDKFINVVDIAAGGVNALTVAPDNNIAVVNGTSVAAAIVAGACALLLQWAIVDSNYPYVYSNTIKTYLARGATKRAGDIYPNPQWGYGMLNILAMFQNIL, from the coding sequence ATGGAAAGACAAAAAAATAATAATTACCCAAAGGATCTTTTTACTAGTACAGCTTATTATCATTATCTTATTGAATATGTAGGAAATATACAAGAAGAAGTTTCAAAGAAACCAGGGTTTTATGTGAATATAATAAATCCTAGATATGCAGTATTATCTGTAAAAGCACCAAAGGAGCCTAATATTGAGGACGTTTATTTTAGTGCTACGTCATATGTTAAATCCGCAGAGTTATACACCCTTCAAGAGATTTTACCTATATATGCAACGGAAGTTGGTTTTTTGCAATTAGATTTGCCATTGAATTTAACAGGTAATGGTGTTAATGTAGCTATCTTAGATACTGGTGTTGACTATCTAAGTGAAGAATTCATGAAAGTTAATGGGGAGACCAGAATCCGAGCTTTGTGGGATCAAACAATAGAGAGTGATGAAGAACAACAAGGTATATATGTTCCTTTTGGAACCTTATATTCAAAGGAAGAAATACAGGGAGCTATTAAGGCAAAAAGAGAGGGGAAAGACCCTTATGAAATAGTACCAAGCAAGGATGAAGTTGGACATGGAACAAATATGGCTGGTATTATCGGCGCCACTGGCAAAAATCCAAGGTTAAAAGGTGTTGTTCCACAATGTGATTTTGTAATTGTCAAGCTAGCAGAAGATGTTTCAAGAAAATCAGAACTTGGCATACAGGTCCCTGTTTTTGATGTTTCCTCTATTTTTGCGGCAATTGATTTTTTAGTTAGATTTGTTGGCATCGATTATAAACCAATGGTGATATATTTTCCCCTTGGTACAAATTCTGGAAATCACAAAGGTGTTGGTATTATTGAAGAATTTATAGAGGAAATATCTAAAAACAGTGGAATCGTCTTAGTTACTGGAGCAGGAAATCAAGGAGCGAAAGGTGAACATACTTCAGGAATAATATCTCAGGTAGGTGAGAAGAAGGTTATTGAGCTTAACGTATCTCCAGAACAGAAAAGTTTAGTTGTTGAGATTTGGGTTGAACCTCCCAATATAATGTCTCTAGATATAGTATCTCCTTCAGGGGAAAAAATCGTTGCAATCAGTGCTGCATTTAATGTTACTGAAACCTATTCCTTTCTCTTTGAGAGAACCTTGATAAAGGTTAATTATTTTTTACCCTTTGCAACTACTGGAGATGAGTGGATAGTTGTTAGATTTGAAAATTTAACTCAGGGAGTATGGAAGTTTGTTTTAACAGGTAATAGAATTTTGAATGGTAGATTTGATGTTTGGTTGCCACAGCATGGTATAGTTTTAGGAGATACCAGATTTATTTTATCAGATCCATATGGAACCATTACAAATCCAGGTACCTCAAGATATGCCATTACTGTAGCAGCTTATAATCAAAATAATGATAGTATATTAAATTATTCTGGAGTAGCTTTTCAAGATAAATTTATCAATGTAGTGGATATAGCTGCTGGAGGAGTAAATGCGTTAACTGTGGCACCAGATAATAATATTGCTGTGGTTAATGGAACTAGTGTAGCAGCTGCAATAGTTGCAGGAGCTTGTGCTTTATTACTTCAATGGGCAATTGTAGATAGCAATTATCCTTATGTGTATTCAAATACCATTAAAACATATCTTGCAAGAGGAGCTACTAAACGTGCAGGAGATATATATCCTAATCCACAATGGGGATATGGAATGTTAAATATTCTTGCTATGTTTCAAAATATATTATGA
- a CDS encoding S8 family peptidase, with protein MEKNNSIPEDVFNSKRYFKYIVEYQGDIKREISNRPGFYVIIINDKYAIVAVEGTGEFELQDPDIFQTVAYVARPAVYTLQEVTPIDAAKINFLQLDLPLNLTGKGIIVGIIDTGIDYLNKEFMTPRGETRIECIWDQTIAGVNTKGSVRAAYGSVYIKQEIQKAINASRDGKSPYEIVPSKDEIGHGTKMAGIIGATGDNPQIRGAVPECSFVVVKLLQDLVTQDLLKNNFPMFDVSSIFTAIEFLYRYSLDVDKPIVIYLPLGTNLGNHKGEGILEQYIEQISQASGIVVVTGTGNQGGKGSHTSGTVLAVGETRAIDIFIPPEQKFLILEIWIDRPNIMSLDIISPSGESTGVIEALINSTENYSFLFERTKIIVRHYLPEVNTGDQLISVRFFNITSGVWKLRVIGNSILDGTFNAWMLQEGINSERTRFIFADPYGTITSPGNSKIIVTVAAYNQSNNNILTYSGVADLADYEDVVDLAAGGINAMTVAPNNQVAVVNGTSVAAAVVAGVCAMLLQWGIIEGNYPYMYSQTIKAYLMRGVSRRSGDIYPNPQWGYGMLNVRALFANII; from the coding sequence ATGGAAAAAAATAATTCCATACCAGAAGATGTTTTTAATAGTAAAAGATATTTTAAATATATAGTTGAATATCAAGGAGATATTAAGAGAGAAATTTCAAATAGACCAGGCTTTTATGTAATTATAATAAATGATAAATATGCAATTGTAGCAGTTGAAGGTACTGGAGAATTTGAACTTCAGGACCCAGATATTTTTCAGACCGTTGCATATGTAGCTCGTCCAGCGGTGTATACCTTGCAAGAAGTTACACCAATAGATGCTGCAAAAATAAATTTTTTGCAGCTTGACCTACCTTTAAACTTAACAGGAAAAGGAATTATTGTTGGGATTATTGATACTGGTATAGATTATTTAAATAAGGAGTTTATGACTCCAAGAGGAGAGACAAGAATAGAGTGTATTTGGGATCAGACTATTGCTGGTGTTAACACAAAAGGATCAGTTAGAGCTGCTTACGGTTCTGTATATATAAAGCAAGAAATACAAAAGGCTATAAATGCTTCAAGAGATGGAAAGTCGCCCTATGAAATAGTTCCTAGTAAAGATGAAATCGGACATGGAACCAAAATGGCGGGCATAATAGGCGCAACTGGAGATAATCCACAGATTAGAGGTGCTGTGCCAGAATGTAGTTTTGTAGTAGTGAAATTGTTACAAGACCTTGTGACTCAAGATCTTCTTAAAAACAATTTTCCGATGTTTGACGTATCTTCTATTTTTACAGCTATTGAATTTTTATATAGATATTCACTTGATGTAGATAAACCTATAGTTATATACCTACCTTTAGGAACAAACTTAGGTAATCATAAGGGGGAAGGAATTTTAGAGCAATATATAGAACAAATATCCCAAGCTAGTGGTATTGTTGTAGTTACGGGAACTGGAAATCAAGGTGGTAAAGGTAGTCACACATCAGGAACTGTATTAGCAGTGGGAGAAACAAGAGCCATCGATATTTTTATACCACCAGAACAAAAATTTTTAATACTTGAAATTTGGATAGATAGGCCGAATATTATGTCTTTAGATATAATATCTCCTTCTGGAGAAAGTACTGGTGTTATTGAAGCTCTTATAAATTCTACTGAAAATTACTCATTTCTATTCGAAAGGACTAAAATAATAGTACGACATTACCTTCCAGAAGTAAATACTGGTGATCAACTTATAAGTGTTAGATTTTTTAATATAACCTCTGGAGTGTGGAAGTTGAGAGTAATTGGAAATTCTATATTAGATGGTACATTTAATGCATGGATGCTGCAAGAGGGTATAAATTCTGAACGGACTAGATTTATTTTTGCTGATCCATATGGGACAATTACAAGTCCAGGAAATTCAAAGATAATAGTTACAGTGGCAGCTTATAATCAAAGTAATAATAATATTCTAACTTATTCTGGAGTAGCGGATTTAGCGGATTATGAGGACGTTGTTGATTTAGCAGCTGGTGGAATAAATGCTATGACTGTAGCTCCTAATAATCAAGTAGCTGTGGTAAATGGAACTAGTGTAGCAGCTGCTGTAGTTGCAGGGGTTTGCGCGATGCTTTTACAGTGGGGTATTATTGAAGGAAACTATCCTTATATGTATTCCCAAACCATAAAGGCTTATCTTATGAGAGGGGTATCAAGGAGAAGTGGGGACATATATCCAAATCCTCAGTGGGGGTATGGAATGTTGAATGTCCGCGCTTTGTTCGCAAATATTATATAA
- a CDS encoding S8 family peptidase, which produces MKRDMEKPEDLFYNTNYDHYVVKYQGDIVGEVSQYPNYWVTILNERLAIVSLLKNVEINVGEPYFKTIVYVRPADMFTLQEISPIEATQVGFLQLELPLNLTGKGVSVAIVDTGIDYLNEEFMTLGGETRIDLIWDQTIQQTQGQGSKISVPFGTVYTKEEIQRAIQTNREGGSPYEIVLTKDEIGHGTNMSTIIAATGKNPNFKGVAPESDIVVVKLIEDFSFEAQFDIKIPVYNITVIFAALEFLYRYALTTNKPIIIYFPLGSNLGNRKVNGLLEQYIEEISRNRGIAVVTGTGNQAAQGGHTSGQILTVGERRTMDIYVSPEQKNLWVEIWVDQPNIMSLDIVSPSGENTGIMNVLINTYGTYTFLFEKTSMKINYFIPEEITGDELIRIRFYDIKSGIWKLRLLGNYILDGKFNAWIPQSGIVIGGTSFSFSDPYGTYTTPSCIDFIVTAAAYNQSNNNIVNYSGMAFADSYVNKIDVAAGGVNAMVISPGNEVAVVNGTSVAAAVVAGAAILLLQWGIINGNYPNMYSQTIKTYLARGTIKRSGDIYPNPQWGYGILNILAIFQNII; this is translated from the coding sequence ATGAAAAGAGATATGGAAAAGCCAGAGGATCTTTTTTACAACACAAATTATGACCATTATGTTGTTAAATATCAAGGGGATATAGTTGGTGAAGTGAGTCAGTACCCCAATTATTGGGTAACTATACTCAATGAGAGATTAGCTATAGTGTCTTTACTAAAGAATGTTGAAATCAATGTTGGAGAGCCTTATTTTAAAACTATTGTATATGTAAGACCGGCAGATATGTTTACTCTTCAAGAAATTTCTCCTATAGAAGCAACTCAAGTAGGTTTTTTGCAATTAGAATTGCCATTAAATTTAACGGGCAAAGGAGTATCTGTTGCGATTGTAGATACTGGAATAGATTATTTAAATGAGGAGTTTATGACACTTGGTGGCGAAACAAGAATTGATCTTATCTGGGATCAAACCATACAACAAACTCAAGGACAAGGTTCTAAAATTTCTGTGCCTTTTGGAACTGTATATACAAAAGAAGAGATTCAAAGAGCCATACAAACAAATAGAGAAGGTGGTTCACCTTATGAAATAGTTTTGACTAAGGATGAAATTGGACATGGAACCAATATGTCTACAATAATTGCAGCTACAGGGAAGAATCCTAATTTCAAAGGTGTAGCGCCAGAAAGTGATATTGTTGTAGTGAAGTTAATAGAGGATTTTTCTTTTGAAGCTCAATTTGATATAAAAATTCCAGTTTATAATATTACAGTTATTTTTGCAGCTCTTGAATTTCTTTATAGATACGCATTAACGACAAATAAGCCAATAATTATCTATTTCCCTTTAGGAAGTAATTTGGGAAACAGAAAAGTAAATGGTCTTTTAGAACAGTATATTGAAGAAATATCTAGAAATAGAGGGATAGCTGTTGTTACTGGCACAGGGAACCAAGCAGCACAAGGTGGACATACATCTGGTCAGATACTAACTGTTGGTGAAAGAAGAACTATGGATATATATGTATCGCCGGAACAAAAAAACCTATGGGTAGAAATTTGGGTTGATCAACCGAATATAATGTCATTAGATATAGTATCACCTTCAGGCGAAAATACTGGCATTATGAATGTTTTAATCAACACCTATGGAACTTATACTTTTTTGTTTGAAAAGACTTCCATGAAAATTAATTATTTTATACCAGAAGAAATTACAGGGGATGAATTGATAAGAATAAGATTTTACGATATAAAATCTGGCATATGGAAATTAAGACTGTTAGGGAACTATATCTTAGATGGGAAATTCAATGCTTGGATTCCGCAATCGGGTATTGTTATTGGGGGAACTTCTTTTAGTTTTTCAGATCCATATGGAACCTATACAACACCAAGCTGCATAGATTTTATAGTTACAGCAGCTGCCTATAATCAAAGTAACAACAACATTGTAAATTATTCTGGTATGGCATTTGCAGATAGTTATGTAAATAAAATAGATGTAGCAGCTGGAGGCGTTAATGCAATGGTTATATCGCCAGGAAACGAAGTGGCTGTAGTCAATGGAACTAGTGTTGCAGCAGCCGTTGTGGCTGGAGCTGCTATTTTGTTGCTTCAATGGGGAATCATTAATGGAAATTATCCAAATATGTATTCGCAGACGATAAAAACTTATCTTGCTAGAGGAACAATTAAGAGAAGTGGGGATATATATCCAAATCCACAATGGGGCTATGGAATATTAAATATACTTGCTATATTCCAAAATATAATATAA
- a CDS encoding S8 family peptidase gives MKNTRSCNYFYDPNTANYLIEYRGNFEEQMSNVDYACGARITASIGVISVAPENLSRLLREVPSIIFQDFRTMYVLQEISPSAADNISSIKINPYLNLTGNGVLVGIVDTGIDYLNQEFIREDGISRIAGIWDQSIEDKSPENSSIEKPYMGTLYTNEQINQAINASKNNQDPYAIVPSRDERGHGTKVAGIVGARGYTGEFEGVAHDCEFVIVKLFESTNFKKRLEANGIMDVPTYNASELVAGIEYLKRVAISLLKPIVIYIGIGSTEGAHDGFNLIERYVASIADNRGICMVAGGGNEGASQGHVTGNLKNVGDVQAIELRIPREMKSFSFFIWIQKPNRASINIISPTGEESKVIESKLDKRQSFKFVFVRTNMTVRYYTPEYFTGHEVINISFEDIKPGIWTFQLIGVYVINGRFDAWLPPKDTLPENTVFLKSDPYTTITLPCMAPNTVTVAYYGIDKALIAASGKGFNANYRINPDIATIGMNVITTQPAGGVTTMSGCSAATAIVAGTCALLLQWGIVNGNDLTMYSRKIRSYLMYGAGRNQMYKYPNRELGYGELDILGTFDALSKTYRGKLQEQGFAAEKIIDNSAGYEEYSIKKLYIRIPIKSYRWGLDEKRYGKARGSFLQHKL, from the coding sequence ATGAAAAATACCCGAAGTTGTAATTATTTCTATGATCCAAATACGGCGAACTATTTAATTGAATATAGAGGCAATTTTGAAGAGCAGATGAGTAACGTAGATTATGCTTGTGGGGCAAGAATTACTGCAAGTATAGGAGTAATTTCAGTAGCTCCAGAAAACCTAAGCAGGCTTTTAAGAGAGGTTCCTAGTATTATATTTCAAGATTTTAGGACTATGTATGTATTGCAAGAGATTTCTCCCTCTGCTGCGGATAATATAAGTAGTATAAAAATTAATCCATATTTAAATTTAACGGGAAACGGTGTTTTGGTAGGTATAGTAGATACTGGAATAGATTATTTAAATCAAGAGTTTATTAGGGAAGATGGCATTTCAAGAATCGCTGGTATATGGGATCAATCTATAGAAGATAAGAGTCCAGAAAACAGCTCTATTGAAAAACCTTATATGGGAACTCTCTATACAAATGAACAGATTAATCAAGCCATTAATGCTTCTAAAAATAACCAAGATCCATATGCTATAGTACCTTCAAGGGATGAAAGAGGTCATGGAACAAAGGTTGCTGGAATCGTTGGAGCAAGAGGTTATACTGGGGAGTTTGAAGGTGTAGCTCATGATTGTGAATTTGTAATTGTAAAACTTTTTGAATCGACTAATTTTAAAAAGAGATTAGAAGCTAATGGAATAATGGATGTTCCTACTTATAACGCTTCAGAACTTGTAGCAGGAATAGAATATCTAAAAAGAGTAGCAATAAGTTTATTAAAACCTATTGTAATATATATAGGAATAGGCAGTACTGAAGGAGCTCATGATGGTTTTAACTTAATCGAGAGGTATGTAGCTTCTATTGCAGATAATAGAGGAATATGTATGGTGGCAGGTGGTGGTAATGAAGGGGCATCTCAAGGACATGTAACAGGAAATCTTAAAAATGTGGGAGATGTGCAAGCAATTGAATTAAGAATACCTAGAGAAATGAAGAGCTTTTCTTTTTTTATATGGATTCAAAAGCCCAATAGAGCGTCTATAAATATAATTTCTCCCACGGGGGAAGAGTCAAAGGTCATTGAATCAAAGTTAGATAAAAGGCAAAGCTTTAAGTTTGTTTTTGTAAGAACTAATATGACTGTAAGATATTATACTCCTGAATATTTTACAGGACATGAAGTTATAAACATAAGTTTTGAAGATATAAAGCCTGGAATATGGACTTTTCAACTTATAGGTGTTTATGTGATAAACGGCAGGTTTGATGCTTGGTTACCACCAAAAGACACTTTACCAGAAAACACGGTATTTTTAAAGTCAGATCCGTATACAACTATTACTCTTCCTTGCATGGCTCCTAATACTGTTACAGTGGCTTATTATGGAATAGATAAGGCTTTAATTGCAGCTTCAGGAAAGGGATTTAATGCCAATTACAGAATCAATCCTGATATAGCAACTATAGGAATGAATGTGATAACTACTCAGCCAGCGGGAGGAGTTACTACTATGTCAGGATGTTCGGCAGCAACGGCAATTGTTGCTGGAACATGTGCCCTTTTATTGCAATGGGGAATTGTAAATGGGAATGACTTAACTATGTATTCAAGAAAGATTAGGAGTTATCTGATGTATGGAGCAGGTAGAAATCAGATGTATAAATACCCTAATAGAGAATTAGGCTATGGAGAACTTGATATATTAGGAACCTTTGATGCTTTAAGTAAAACCTATAGAGGAAAGCTTCAAGAACAAGGTTTTGCAGCTGAGAAAATAATTGATAATAGTGCTGGATATGAAGAATATAGTATAAAGAAGCTGTATATAAGGATTCCAATAAAAAGCTATAGGTGGGGATTAGATGAAAAGAGATATGGAAAAGCCAGAGGATCTTTTTTACAACACAAATTATGA
- a CDS encoding S8 family peptidase, with product MATIKKSDLYYDANVGNFLVAYRGNFKEKIKKIAYATGDIITNNIGVVAVKASEINRLLEDVPEIRYVEFRTMFVLQEISPNYADSINKVKINPYLNLTGKGVLVGIVDTGIDYLNPEFIREDDTSRIIRIWDQSIKENVSGIKYMGEVYTNEKINDAIEAYRNNKDPYSIVPSKDEIGHGTKIAGIIGARGADNELQGIAQDCDYVIVKLSEAANFKKRLEENGIGDIPVYNASEVVAGLEYLKAVARELMRPIVIHLSVGSTEGSHDGEGLIERYVSTVARLKGISLIVGVGNEGASQGHASGNIKNIGDVQRVELNIPREIKNFSFYIWVQKPNRASINVISPTGEETQVIESRTEKEVAFKFVFINTFMNVKYFTPEYFTGHEVIRLTFSDIKPGIWVLKLIGLYITSGRYDIWLPPKDTLPPNTVFLKADSYNTLTIPSNAINIVTVAYQGVDGSLVATSGKGFSLNEGIRPDVITLGDNILSIKPYGGIEAMSGSSAATAIVVGACALFIQWAIVDGNDVAMYAKKLLSYFTYGARRNELYKYPNREMGYGEFDLFETLSMVSDAFRGGSVTGKINPNTYETEVIYGKKNNFTEYYAGKIFIRIPTKQWRNFDGKTKK from the coding sequence ATGGCTACAATTAAAAAAAGTGATTTATATTATGATGCTAATGTAGGAAACTTTTTAGTAGCTTATAGGGGGAATTTTAAAGAGAAGATTAAAAAAATAGCTTATGCTACAGGTGATATAATTACAAACAATATAGGTGTTGTAGCTGTAAAAGCTAGTGAGATTAATCGACTCTTAGAGGATGTGCCTGAAATTAGGTATGTAGAATTTAGAACAATGTTTGTCCTTCAAGAAATTTCACCAAATTACGCCGATAGTATAAACAAAGTAAAAATTAATCCCTATTTAAACTTAACAGGAAAAGGTGTTTTGGTAGGGATTGTAGACACTGGGATAGATTATTTGAACCCGGAATTTATTAGAGAAGATGATACATCGAGGATTATTAGAATATGGGACCAAAGTATTAAAGAGAATGTCAGTGGAATTAAATATATGGGTGAAGTTTATACTAATGAAAAAATTAATGATGCAATCGAAGCATATAGAAATAATAAAGATCCATACTCAATAGTGCCTTCAAAGGATGAAATAGGTCATGGGACCAAAATTGCTGGGATAATTGGTGCAAGAGGGGCTGATAATGAGCTTCAAGGAATAGCTCAAGATTGTGATTATGTAATAGTAAAGCTATCTGAGGCCGCAAATTTCAAAAAGAGGTTAGAGGAAAATGGTATAGGTGATATTCCTGTATATAATGCTTCTGAGGTTGTAGCAGGACTTGAGTATTTGAAAGCTGTTGCAAGAGAATTGATGAGGCCCATTGTTATACATTTAAGTGTTGGGTCTACGGAAGGAAGCCATGATGGTGAAGGATTAATTGAGAGATATGTGTCGACAGTTGCAAGGCTCAAGGGTATAAGTTTAATAGTTGGTGTAGGAAATGAAGGGGCATCTCAAGGTCATGCATCTGGGAATATCAAAAATATAGGAGATGTGCAAAGAGTTGAGTTGAATATACCAAGAGAAATTAAAAATTTTTCTTTCTATATTTGGGTTCAAAAACCAAATAGGGCATCGATAAATGTTATTTCACCAACGGGAGAGGAAACTCAAGTTATTGAGTCTAGAACGGAGAAAGAAGTAGCTTTTAAATTTGTATTTATCAATACATTTATGAATGTAAAATATTTTACTCCTGAATATTTTACAGGACATGAAGTGATTCGTTTAACCTTTAGCGATATAAAACCTGGAATTTGGGTTTTAAAACTTATTGGTTTGTATATAACTTCGGGAAGATATGATATATGGTTACCACCAAAAGATACGTTGCCTCCAAATACAGTGTTTTTAAAAGCAGATTCTTATAATACTCTGACAATCCCATCTAATGCGATTAATATAGTTACTGTAGCATATCAAGGTGTGGATGGTTCTTTAGTTGCAACTTCTGGAAAGGGATTTTCACTTAATGAAGGTATTCGACCGGATGTTATAACTTTAGGGGATAACATATTGTCTATAAAACCTTATGGAGGAATTGAAGCAATGTCTGGGAGTTCTGCTGCTACAGCCATAGTAGTAGGTGCATGTGCACTATTTATACAATGGGCTATAGTTGATGGTAATGATGTAGCTATGTATGCCAAAAAGTTATTAAGCTACTTCACTTATGGTGCTAGGCGGAATGAATTATACAAGTATCCTAATAGAGAAATGGGGTATGGAGAGTTTGATTTATTTGAAACTCTTAGTATGGTTAGTGATGCTTTTAGAGGTGGTAGTGTAACGGGTAAGATTAACCCAAACACCTATGAAACTGAGGTAATTTATGGGAAAAAGAATAATTTTACTGAATATTATGCTGGTAAGATATTTATAAGAATTCCAACGAAACAATGGAGGAATTTTGATGGAAAGACAAAAAAATAA
- a CDS encoding S8 family peptidase yields MDKNRANVPEDLFTSDKYFHYIVQYVGDIQGEVSKVPGYYVTIINNQYAMISTERETDLNVDEPRFKTIEFAVQSAFFTLQQVSPIEAAKVNFLQLELPLNLTGRGVDIIIIDTGIDYLSEEFIDSRGETRIELIWDQTIPNLGKEQKIPVPYGTIYTREEIQKAIKAYREGGAPYEIVPSRDEVSHGTNMTGLIGGTGKKPEFKGVVPECNFVVIKLLEAYGYKKLYNLKINVFDISTIFTAFEFVERYIKINRKPRVVYFPLGTNLGNHKGNGVLELYIENILKNNAIAVVTGAGNQAGKGSHTSGVITAVGQRRAIDLYVAPGEQFIIVEIWVDQPNIMSLDIISPSGENTGTINPAINAIQTFSYLFEGTTIKVNYFVPEENTGDQLIRIIFYNLQSGVWTMALTGEAILDGKYNAWIPQEGLIKPETRFILSDPYGTFTNPGGSKYIITAAAYNQNNDNILNYSGVAFIEDFINVIDIAAGGVNALTVAPNNQLAIVNGTSVSAAIVAGVCSMLFQWGIVEGNYPYMYSQTIKTFLARGVSTRPGDIYPNPQWGYGMLDALKLFENII; encoded by the coding sequence ATGGATAAGAATCGTGCAAATGTACCGGAGGATCTCTTTACCAGTGATAAATACTTTCATTATATTGTTCAATATGTAGGAGATATTCAAGGAGAAGTTTCAAAGGTACCAGGATATTATGTAACTATAATAAATAATCAGTATGCGATGATATCTACTGAAAGAGAGACCGATTTAAATGTTGATGAACCGCGGTTTAAGACCATAGAGTTTGCTGTGCAATCAGCATTTTTTACTCTTCAACAAGTATCTCCTATTGAAGCGGCTAAAGTTAACTTTCTACAATTGGAACTACCTTTAAATTTAACAGGTAGGGGAGTTGATATAATTATTATAGATACAGGAATTGATTATTTAAGTGAAGAATTTATCGATTCTAGAGGAGAAACGAGAATTGAACTAATCTGGGACCAAACTATCCCCAATTTAGGGAAAGAGCAAAAAATACCAGTGCCATATGGAACTATATATACAAGAGAAGAAATACAAAAGGCTATAAAGGCCTATAGAGAAGGTGGGGCACCCTATGAAATAGTTCCTAGTAGAGATGAAGTGAGTCACGGAACAAATATGACAGGATTAATTGGTGGTACTGGTAAAAAGCCTGAGTTTAAAGGTGTAGTTCCAGAATGCAACTTCGTTGTAATAAAACTCTTAGAAGCTTATGGATATAAGAAACTCTATAATTTAAAGATCAATGTTTTTGACATATCTACTATTTTTACAGCTTTTGAATTCGTTGAAAGATATATTAAAATTAATCGTAAACCTAGGGTTGTATATTTTCCTCTCGGAACCAATTTGGGAAATCATAAAGGTAACGGAGTTTTGGAGTTATATATAGAAAATATTTTGAAAAATAATGCTATAGCAGTAGTGACCGGGGCAGGAAATCAAGCCGGTAAAGGGAGTCATACCTCAGGGGTGATAACAGCAGTGGGACAAAGAAGAGCAATTGATTTATATGTAGCTCCTGGAGAACAGTTTATTATAGTTGAAATTTGGGTAGATCAACCTAATATAATGTCATTAGATATAATATCTCCTTCTGGTGAAAATACTGGAACTATAAATCCAGCTATTAATGCAATACAAACTTTTTCATACCTTTTTGAAGGAACTACTATAAAAGTGAATTACTTTGTTCCAGAGGAGAATACTGGAGATCAATTGATAAGGATAATATTTTATAATCTTCAATCAGGAGTATGGACTATGGCATTAACAGGAGAAGCTATTTTAGATGGAAAATATAATGCGTGGATACCACAAGAAGGGTTAATAAAGCCTGAGACAAGATTTATTTTATCTGATCCATATGGAACCTTTACAAATCCAGGGGGTTCAAAATATATAATTACAGCTGCAGCTTATAATCAGAATAATGACAATATATTAAATTATTCAGGGGTGGCATTTATTGAGGATTTTATAAATGTAATTGATATTGCCGCTGGTGGGGTAAATGCATTAACGGTAGCTCCAAATAATCAGTTGGCAATAGTAAATGGAACTAGTGTATCCGCAGCTATAGTTGCTGGAGTATGTTCTATGTTATTTCAATGGGGAATCGTAGAAGGGAATTATCCTTATATGTATTCTCAAACAATAAAGACCTTTCTTGCTAGAGGAGTTTCCACAAGACCAGGAGACATATATCCAAATCCACAATGGGGATATGGAATGTTAGACGCTCTTAAACTATTTGAAAATATAATTTAA